A stretch of DNA from Endozoicomonas sp. 8E:
ATCAAACTGACCACTGACGTCCATTACAGTCAGAAGTAATAAGCTGATATGCGCCATCACAACGAAGCTCACCGGTAACAGCAGTATCAACTTTTTCCTGCAGAACCTGCGATCCAGAATCAGCCCCAGATAAGCAATCAGCAACGAAACAAGGGTTAAACCGACTAACAGATAATAAAAAGATTGCGGCACGTCCAGCTTCAGGGCAGCACCGGTCAGATAGCCCGGCATGGTGTAGGCTACCGCCCAGGGCGCCGTCGAGAGCAGGTTGATGATATAAAAACGCAGGGGAGACATATCCATCATCCCGGCAACGGCTGGAATCACCGGACGGATAGGGCCTATAAAACGCCCCAGAGCAACACTGAGGCCACCGTATCGTTCAAAAAAGCGTTCGCCTTTTTCCAGCCAACCGGGATGCGTTGAAAATGGCCAGCAATTCCGAATTCGACCATGTAAATGATGACCCACCTGAAAGCTGATACCATCTCCCAGGGCCGCGCCCACAAAAGCCCAGGCCAACATGGGCAAGGGTTCCATCAACCCACTGCCAGCCAGAACCCCAAGGGCAAACAGCAGGGCAACGCCAGGAATGAGAAAACCGATGGCCACCAGCGATTCTACAAATGCAGCCAATGCTATAATCGGGCCCAGCCAGTACCCGTGATGGTGAAGCCATTCATGTACTGCTACAAAGCTATCCGATTCCACAAAAAGCCTCTTTCAGAGTCATCATTTTTGGCCAGAAGCCGCTACTCTCCTGCAAAGCAAGAAGGCTTATAACCCTACCTGAATTCATTGATGTAAAATACTCCCATCATAGCCACAAGAAATACCACGCAATACAATATTGAGAGCAGAGCCATGACACCGGAACGTTACAAGAAATTTAAAGACCTTCTGGATCGACGCCAGCCCGACCTGACGGTACTTACCGATCAGGTTCATAAACCCCATAACCTGTCAGCTATTATCCGAACCTGCGATGCCGTGGGCATTCCCGATATTCATCTCAGCCAGCCAAAAATGGGCTATCGAAATTTCCGCGGCAGGACTGTTGGCAGCCACAAATATGTCAATGTTCATCATCACAGCAGTGTAGAAGAAGGTATATCACAACTGAAAGCCAGCGGCTTTAAAGTTTATGCTGCGCATTTTTCCGACACTGCAATCCCCTATTCAGAAGTTGATTACACTTCACCTGTAGCCGTTATGATGGGCGCTGAGAAAAAAGGGATCAGCACCAAGGCAGCAGAGCTTGCTGACCAACACATTATTATTCCCATGCAGGGTATTGTGGCTTCTTTCAACGTCTCGGTAGCAGCAGCGGTCATCCTGGTTGAAGCTCAAAGACAGCGTCTGTTGAAGGGAATGTATGATAAACCCAGCCTGCCTCCCGAAATCTACACCCCAACCCTGTTTCGCTGGGGATACCCCGAACTGGCTCGATATTGTGACCTGCGGGGGCTAAAATATCCGCAAATGGATGACAACGGGCAGCTTATAGACCCATCTTCCTGGTATACCCGGGTACGGACTGATACCTGAGTCCCCAGGCAGCTTCTGCCCATTGAAACCAGTCTCTTTCATTGAGCTGACATTGCTTGCCAAACATACCGTAAATGCCTTAGTTTCAAACATTGAAACTCCCCATAAGCAGTCCTTGTACTCATTATTCACTCTTACTTTAAAAACAGAGGCTTCATGATCCCCCGCATAGCTTCCCGCATCAGGCAACTCAACCGCACTGCCTCCTTGCCCTTGAGAGGATTACTGGCCGCGGCTGCATTCATACCTTCACTGGCTATGGCAGCAGATAGCGCGGTTTTCCTGCAATATCATCACGTCAGTGACAAGACCCCGGCTATCACCAGCATTACGCCAGAGATGTTCAGGCAACATCTGGATTACCTGGATAAGAATGACTTTAACGTAGCCCCCATAGAGGCCACCACCAAAGCCATACAAAATGGCAACTCAGTACCCGATAAAACGGTAGTGATCACTTTCGATGATGCTTATAAGAACATCTACGAAAATGCTTTCCCGATGCTGAAAGAAAAGGGCTGGCCTTTTACCATTTTTGTCAGCACCCAGCCAGTAGACAGTGGCTTTGGCAACTTCCTGACCTGGCAGCAGATTCAGGAGATGACCCGCTCAGGCGCGACCATCGCCAACCACACCGTCAACCACCCTCATATGCCGGAAAAGCAACCCGGAGAATCTGATCAGGCCTGGCTCAAGCGTTCCAGAAAAGAGATCACTGAAACCGAACAACGCATCAGGAAAGAAACCGGTCAGAATGTGAAAATGCTGGCCTGGCCTTTCGGTGAGACAGACCCGCAACTGAGAAAGATGATCAAGGAGATTGGCTATATTGGATTTGGTCAGCAGTCTGGTGCCGTTGGCCCATTGTCAGACTTTACCCGTCTGCCCCGCTTCCCTATGTCCGGAAGTTATTCCGATATGAGTGGTTTCAGAACCAAAGTTAACAGCAGACCCCTGCCAGTGACGCAACAGGAACCCGATACCGCCATCATCGATCCGAAAAACCTGACACCCTCTTTAACCCTTACTCTGGCGGATGGCAGCTATCAGAAACAGCAACTCAATTGTTATGTCTCCGGACAGGGCAAAGTAGAGCTGAAATGGCTCGATGAAAAGAAAACCCGATTCACAACTCAGGCAAAATCGCCACTGCCGGTTGGTCGCAGTCGCTATAACTGCACGGCGCCTTCGATGGATGGAAGTCATTATTACTGGTTTTCTCACCAATGGCTTCGCTTTACGGAAGATGGAAAAGCCATTGATTAGAGTCACGTAATCGGAGTTTACTGCCTTCTGACAGAGAGTGATTCAAATGCTTAATCCGATTCAGCCATTCTGATATAACTGAACGGCTGAAACGGGATTAAGTGAATATTAAAGTGAGTCTCTTGGTAATAGCAGCCTTTGAGGTCTTTTTTCTACAAACTCATTGAGTACTCTACATTTCATCATTCAAAAAAATGAATGACTGGGAGGCTGACCTAGAATAGCACCCGTCCAGGCGACCCCGTAGCGAGGACGACTGTATGGATGCAGGAGCTAGAGCAACAAAGGAGCAATTCCCGCGTAGGACAGTCTATTCTCGGTCAGGCTCCTAGTTTATATAGGATGGCGTGAGAGACTCTGAAACAGGTGTTTTTTGAAGCTTACACTGCCGAATACTGTCTTGAATTTCTTTTTGCTTACCACTCAGTATTTCACATAAGATATTCATCACAATTCGTGAAATATCAGATGTCGAGCTTATACAAGAAACAATTAAAAGTCGCATACCTTCGGAAATTTTACATCCGCTGAAAAGACATATTGCATCGTAAAGGTCCAAATTTTTAATGAGCTCCATCCACGACGGAGCTAATAGAATTTTACCTGCAGTGTCGACAGATGTTGAGTCAACAACTCCTCCCTCAATAAAAAACACAATTCCATCTTTCCTTTGGCCTGCAATAGACCACTGTTCTCCTGTCCATGGTTCAATATCACAATTATAAAATACTACAGATTGAACAAGATCAATTTCAAATCTATCAATTGGAGAATATGAAAGCAAACCAGATAATGGTACTCCCTTTATAATAAACCATTGGCTATCGTGGCGAATTATATCTTCCTGCAAACAATTTGATAACCCATCAACCCACACTGTTTCTGGAACAAAAGAGAAATCGATATGGCTAACTTTATCAGCTATATCATTAGTTACCAGCACTACAGCTCTTTTCATACCCTCTAGATCCTGAATTGCCTCAACAAGATTTACTTCTTCCGGACAACTTAAATAGTTTAAAATAATTAAAAGCGGCACATCATATTTGAAAACATCTTTTAAGTTAATTGCTACCACACCTTGCACATTTAAAAGAAAAAAAACTGTTACTGCAATAAAAATTTTTTCAATCAAGTTCATAGCATAACACTTATAAAAACATCTCAATTTTAAGGCTGCCCGCACTACTACATGGTATATTCTCAATAATATCTATCCCAGGTCTTACATTAATCCTCATTCCTTTGGTAATAGGCGAAGTGAATAATCTATGCATTCACGGTTCATAAACCTCGTTACAAAATCCAACTTTAAAAAAATACCAAAACTTCCTTCTGGTGCTGTATATAAAAAAAGAGTCCAACTGTATAACCAGTGAACTGAAATCTGATCGGAGAAAGTAGATTCAACAAAGAGCAACGAAAGTATCAATACAACTATTTTATTCATCATCGAACTCTCCAAAATTTTTTGTTTTTACAGCTACACGTATATAGCAGAATTGGTTTGACACACCTACTTATTTAAAAATTGTTTACATTTTTTCGGGGAAAGATCACCAGCAACGAATAAATCCCCTGCTCGCAGCATCAAATTTCATCAAACATTTTTTGGAGATTCAGCCGGAGAAATGCAATAACCGCAATCAACCACTGAAAGGCAATATGCCCGACCTGAAAGCGCCAGGATGAAAACCTCTAAAGGGGTCATTCAGGGCAATAGTACCACCCCGCTGGGCGACACCCGCAATGTGCTGGACTCAGTCATTATCTCAACAGACAGTGGCTTCCACAACAGGGCTAATCTTCAGAAGTCAATGGATCGGGGCATGAGTATTTCAAATGCTCACTCTGATTTAAACGCTCTGATATAACCGCAAAAGAATGAAATAAATATTAAATTGAGTCTCTTGGAGATAGAAGCCTTTGAGGTGGTTTTTCTACAGACTCGTCAGCTGACACAACAGGACAAAACCTCTGCAGCAAGAAAAACAAAGGACTAAACTATTGCATACTTACAAACGACCAAGTAATTATATTTCTGACAGACTGCTTATATTAGTATATTCTTAACAGTAAAATTCAAGTCAAATAGTTGAAAATACTATGAAAACTTTTACTACAGTTTTTATTTCATTTATATTAACTATTCCACCTCCTTTTGTCTTTGCGATCAAAATAAGTAAAGAAACTATAGAGCAAGGACGACAGATTATAGACGACATTGACAGCGAAGGAAGTCAATTTCTAGAACTGGCTGAAAGAGTTCAAGCCATCATAACAAGTTATGGCCCCCAGTCCGCTTTCATCATCATTCCTCACTTAGTACCCATGAACAAATCTATAGAGAGAATTGTATCATCGCTATCAATTAGACAAGCTTATTTAATCTCACTTAGAACAACAGTCGAGAATGATCCTGAATGGAAATTCAAGAAGGCTCTTAAGGCGAAGTCATTACCAACTGGAACGCCAGGACAATCAATAGCAATAGCTAGTTTGGGCAGCGTTGCTGACCGCTCAATGGGCGCAGGTATTTTAGCTTTTTTGCAAGAGCAGAACGATGAGCGCATAACCGAATTAGCCCAAAAGGTAGACAAAGATAGTTCTGAATTTATACAGAAAGCCTTATCATACCAGACATTAAACAACAGTCTAAAAGAATATATTGACCAAAACGGCATAGATGACGTATTAATGATTTGGAATTATCTGGAAGAAATAAATAAGCTATTGAATGAATTAATTACTCTTACAAAGTCTTTCCCAATCAGCTTTAAATTATTTTTAGAACAAGCTTTTACTCATTTCAGTAGTTCCTGATTTTAATAAGCTGATGGATAAACCAGCTTAATTGGGTAGCGGAGGTTTCTAAGCTCCTGCCCCCACATTTCTGCGGCATGCAGTTCTGCACCGGACGATTTATCGAGGATGGTGAAGCCTGATCCGTAAGTCTTTCAGAGAAACAAGCCCAAGGTTTGCAAGAACAGTGTCGCTTAAATCAGAGGGCCTTGAAATCGATGGCTCGCGCCTTTGCAGACAGACTGCCTCCGCATAATCCCTCGCGAGATTGCACTTGCGTTATGCTAGTGGTTATTATCGATGGCAATATCCGATGCTGGTTTACCCACGGGGGACTTGCACCCCATAAGTTCATGCCTATGCTGGGCGTACTACTTTCCTCTTATCTCCACTG
This window harbors:
- a CDS encoding VTT domain-containing protein codes for the protein MESDSFVAVHEWLHHHGYWLGPIIALAAFVESLVAIGFLIPGVALLFALGVLAGSGLMEPLPMLAWAFVGAALGDGISFQVGHHLHGRIRNCWPFSTHPGWLEKGERFFERYGGLSVALGRFIGPIRPVIPAVAGMMDMSPLRFYIINLLSTAPWAVAYTMPGYLTGAALKLDVPQSFYYLLVGLTLVSLLIAYLGLILDRRFCRKKLILLLPVSFVVMAHISLLLLTVMDVSGQFDDHNARMHSFIASISVPIVEYISGLVTWLGSALILWMPLVLCAVYFLWCRRYKKLLIMSACLAGMEATLWLMKWGIDKPRPADFDGLDQFSFPSGHTTQATFVWLLVTLYLVAAKRGIVKFSAYSCAMMIALMVALSRLVLEAHWFGDVLAGLLLGSIWFSAAVAAERVYFNEKILKPRIS
- the trmH gene encoding tRNA (guanosine(18)-2'-O)-methyltransferase TrmH → MTPERYKKFKDLLDRRQPDLTVLTDQVHKPHNLSAIIRTCDAVGIPDIHLSQPKMGYRNFRGRTVGSHKYVNVHHHSSVEEGISQLKASGFKVYAAHFSDTAIPYSEVDYTSPVAVMMGAEKKGISTKAAELADQHIIIPMQGIVASFNVSVAAAVILVEAQRQRLLKGMYDKPSLPPEIYTPTLFRWGYPELARYCDLRGLKYPQMDDNGQLIDPSSWYTRVRTDT
- a CDS encoding polysaccharide deacetylase family protein, whose protein sequence is MIPRIASRIRQLNRTASLPLRGLLAAAAFIPSLAMAADSAVFLQYHHVSDKTPAITSITPEMFRQHLDYLDKNDFNVAPIEATTKAIQNGNSVPDKTVVITFDDAYKNIYENAFPMLKEKGWPFTIFVSTQPVDSGFGNFLTWQQIQEMTRSGATIANHTVNHPHMPEKQPGESDQAWLKRSRKEITETEQRIRKETGQNVKMLAWPFGETDPQLRKMIKEIGYIGFGQQSGAVGPLSDFTRLPRFPMSGSYSDMSGFRTKVNSRPLPVTQQEPDTAIIDPKNLTPSLTLTLADGSYQKQQLNCYVSGQGKVELKWLDEKKTRFTTQAKSPLPVGRSRYNCTAPSMDGSHYYWFSHQWLRFTEDGKAID